In Paucidesulfovibrio longus DSM 6739, a genomic segment contains:
- a CDS encoding PAS domain-containing hybrid sensor histidine kinase/response regulator, giving the protein MSGERDKSREELLGELRAARMRIAELERGAQSRTIAFDGLLDSLADPIFIKDAQHRWVYFNQAFADLLGMRPAELFDHSDVDLFPEHEAAVFHEADNYVLSTGKSLATEEDLTIKGVTHRMRTVKSFWRDPISGAPLVLGVIHDITAYVDSLRALEESESRLRESEEKHHALASATFEAIFISENGICVETNEAASEMFGYSYEEIIGIFGTEVISEDTRHIVLRNMLSGYEEPYEAVGVRKDGTHFPAQFQGRMFRYKGRPARVTAVRDLTEQKRAERELAESEHKYRLLAENVEDVIFRTDAEFRFNYVSPSVRALLGMEPDEVLAQSLDQTLTPESQGRVAEARERRRLAEAAGDHNLVNRIELEMCRKDGSTVWVEVISKGLRDAQGRNLGLVGLARNIAERKQMERQLVAAKEAAEAANKAKSEFLANVSHEIRTPLNGMLGMLQLLQGGELDPDSAEMIGTALDCGRGLVALINDILDLSQIEAGVVRLHPREFMLDKTIDSVLAVFEHQAASRGLSLTCELDPATPLALHGDEGRLRQVLFNLVGNALKFTETGEVCVTACPLPHARPDGKVRLLFSVRDTGIGIPENRIGDVFETFTQVDGSYTRRYSGAGLGLSIVRRLVKLMGGGLVMDSEEGGGTEIFFSLPFGVAGAAVRPEARAFPSRPGVAAAPVPPERMRLLLAEDDRVGRIAVQGMLERLGHECIAVDCGRSAVEELLRGGYHCALLDIQMPDMSGLEAVRLAREALPENASLPPVVALTAHAMHGDRESFLAQGMDHYLSKPVNMDELRRLLDGLRGVPSES; this is encoded by the coding sequence ATGTCGGGAGAGAGAGACAAGTCCCGCGAGGAGCTGCTTGGCGAACTGCGGGCGGCCAGGATGCGCATCGCCGAACTGGAAAGGGGCGCGCAGTCCCGGACCATTGCCTTCGACGGTCTGCTGGACAGTCTCGCCGACCCCATCTTCATCAAGGACGCGCAGCACCGCTGGGTGTATTTCAACCAGGCCTTCGCCGACCTGCTCGGCATGCGCCCCGCCGAGCTTTTCGACCACTCCGATGTGGACCTGTTTCCCGAACACGAAGCAGCGGTTTTTCATGAGGCCGACAATTACGTCCTGAGCACCGGGAAAAGCCTCGCCACGGAGGAGGACTTGACCATCAAGGGCGTGACCCACCGCATGCGCACGGTCAAGTCCTTCTGGCGCGATCCCATCAGCGGCGCTCCCCTGGTTCTGGGGGTCATTCACGACATCACCGCCTACGTCGATTCGCTGCGGGCTCTCGAGGAGAGCGAAAGCCGTCTGCGCGAAAGCGAGGAAAAGCACCACGCTTTGGCGTCGGCAACCTTCGAGGCCATCTTCATCTCGGAAAACGGCATCTGCGTGGAGACCAACGAGGCCGCGAGCGAGATGTTCGGGTATTCCTACGAGGAGATCATCGGGATTTTCGGAACGGAGGTGATTTCCGAGGACACCCGGCACATCGTGCTTCGGAACATGCTCTCCGGGTACGAGGAGCCTTACGAGGCCGTGGGCGTGCGCAAGGACGGCACGCATTTTCCCGCCCAGTTCCAGGGACGGATGTTTCGCTACAAGGGGCGGCCCGCGCGGGTCACGGCCGTGCGCGACCTCACCGAGCAAAAGCGGGCCGAGCGCGAGCTGGCCGAAAGCGAGCACAAGTACCGCCTGCTGGCCGAGAACGTGGAAGACGTCATCTTCCGCACGGACGCGGAGTTTCGCTTCAATTACGTCAGCCCCAGCGTGCGCGCGCTGCTGGGCATGGAGCCGGACGAGGTGCTGGCCCAGAGCCTGGATCAAACCCTGACGCCGGAGTCCCAGGGCAGGGTCGCCGAGGCCCGCGAGCGGCGGCGGCTGGCCGAGGCCGCCGGAGACCATAACCTGGTCAACCGCATTGAGCTGGAGATGTGCCGCAAGGACGGCTCCACGGTCTGGGTCGAGGTCATCTCCAAGGGGCTGCGCGATGCCCAGGGTCGGAATCTCGGCCTGGTGGGCCTCGCACGCAACATTGCCGAGCGCAAGCAGATGGAGCGCCAGCTTGTGGCGGCCAAGGAGGCCGCCGAAGCCGCGAACAAGGCCAAGAGCGAATTCCTGGCCAACGTCAGCCATGAGATCCGCACGCCCCTGAACGGCATGCTCGGCATGCTCCAGCTCCTGCAAGGCGGCGAGCTGGACCCGGATAGCGCCGAGATGATCGGCACGGCCCTGGACTGCGGGCGCGGACTCGTGGCCCTGATCAACGACATCCTCGACCTTTCGCAGATCGAGGCGGGCGTGGTCCGGTTGCACCCGCGCGAATTCATGCTGGACAAGACCATCGACTCGGTGCTGGCTGTTTTTGAGCATCAGGCCGCCTCGCGCGGGCTGAGCCTGACCTGCGAGCTGGACCCGGCCACGCCGCTCGCGCTCCATGGCGACGAGGGCCGTCTGCGCCAGGTGCTTTTCAATCTCGTGGGCAACGCCTTGAAATTCACGGAAACAGGAGAGGTCTGCGTGACGGCCTGCCCGCTTCCCCACGCCCGCCCGGACGGCAAGGTCCGGCTGCTTTTCAGCGTCCGGGACACGGGCATCGGCATTCCGGAAAACCGCATCGGCGACGTTTTCGAGACGTTCACGCAGGTGGACGGCTCCTATACGCGGCGTTACAGCGGCGCGGGACTCGGCCTGTCCATCGTCCGGCGGCTCGTGAAGCTCATGGGCGGCGGCCTGGTCATGGACAGCGAGGAGGGGGGCGGCACGGAGATTTTCTTTTCGCTGCCCTTCGGCGTTGCCGGCGCGGCGGTTCGGCCTGAAGCGCGGGCTTTTCCCTCCCGCCCGGGCGTGGCTGCCGCTCCTGTCCCGCCCGAACGCATGCGTCTGCTTCTGGCCGAGGACGACCGCGTCGGGCGCATCGCGGTGCAGGGGATGCTGGAACGGCTGGGGCACGAATGCATCGCGGTGGATTGCGGCCGAAGCGCCGTCGAGGAATTGCTGCGCGGCGGATACCATTGCGCCCTGCTGGATATCCAGATGCCGGACATGAGCGGGCTGGAAGCCGTGCGCCTCGCCAGGGAGGCGCTGCCCGAAAACGCAAGCCTGCCTCCCGTGGTCGCGCTCACGGCGCACGCCATGCACGGCGACCGCGAGAGCTTCCTCGCCCAGGGCATGGACCACTATCTGTCCAAGCCCGTGAACATGGACGAGTTGCGCCGGTTGCTGGACGGGCTGCGCGGGGTTCCTTCCGAATCATAG
- a CDS encoding SLC13 family permease encodes MERFADMAAYLWGRLPLILLFANAYLAYRLLAVTGLTTAFVRRVLWLAGGPRGRGGLPGLLLLLMLAAALLSFFIPNAVTMLTLLPALTELERELREKTGAHMATPLALAAIYGANIGGMGSLVGSPANLLFIGAVDFFNVPGREQIGFANWFFWSLPLVALFLLAGWTLLALFALPRGVRLTPGDIPEPRELTPWQRSGGALFVLFLCFWTASSVASEVWPSWHRLEPAVAAGFFCWFVFLAFFRAGTPCQGTSAPLLRLREVFSGLPRRGLLFLGLLGLLALAVKAFHLDTASVAWLKGLDSQAAPRFAVIFCMVLAVILLTELLSNTVVSAAFFPVAYAVAQAHGISPLALMLAVSLASTCAFMTPVATPCNALAFGEMRGVSLRRMLGLGLVLNLAGAVLMSVWVAWVIPLVYSWGGHP; translated from the coding sequence GTGGAACGATTCGCCGACATGGCCGCCTACCTCTGGGGCCGACTGCCCCTGATCCTGCTCTTCGCCAACGCCTATCTCGCGTACCGGCTTCTGGCCGTGACCGGGCTGACCACTGCGTTCGTTCGCCGGGTGCTTTGGCTGGCCGGCGGCCCCAGGGGCCGGGGCGGCCTGCCCGGTCTGTTGCTGCTGCTCATGCTCGCGGCGGCGCTGCTGTCCTTCTTCATCCCCAACGCCGTGACCATGCTCACGCTTTTGCCCGCGCTGACCGAGCTGGAGCGCGAGCTGCGCGAAAAGACCGGCGCGCACATGGCCACCCCCCTGGCCCTGGCCGCCATCTACGGCGCGAACATCGGCGGCATGGGCTCGCTGGTTGGCTCCCCGGCGAACCTGCTCTTCATCGGCGCCGTGGATTTCTTCAACGTGCCCGGCAGGGAGCAGATCGGCTTCGCCAACTGGTTCTTTTGGTCCCTGCCGCTGGTGGCGCTTTTTTTGTTGGCGGGCTGGACGCTTCTGGCGCTCTTCGCGCTTCCGCGCGGGGTGCGGCTTACGCCGGGCGACATTCCCGAACCAAGGGAGCTGACCCCCTGGCAGCGTTCGGGCGGCGCACTTTTCGTGCTGTTTCTCTGCTTCTGGACGGCCAGTTCCGTGGCCTCGGAAGTCTGGCCCTCCTGGCATCGGTTGGAACCGGCCGTGGCCGCCGGATTTTTTTGCTGGTTCGTGTTTCTCGCCTTTTTCCGGGCGGGAACCCCGTGCCAGGGCACCAGCGCGCCCCTGCTGCGCCTGCGCGAGGTCTTCAGCGGCTTGCCCCGGCGCGGCCTGCTCTTTCTCGGCCTGCTCGGCCTGCTGGCCCTGGCGGTCAAGGCGTTCCACCTGGATACGGCTTCCGTGGCCTGGCTGAAGGGGCTGGACAGCCAAGCCGCACCCCGCTTCGCGGTCATTTTCTGCATGGTGCTGGCCGTGATCCTGCTCACGGAGCTGCTCAGCAACACCGTGGTTTCCGCCGCGTTCTTTCCCGTGGCCTACGCCGTGGCCCAGGCGCACGGCATCTCGCCGCTGGCCCTGATGCTCGCGGTCTCCCTGGCTTCCACCTGCGCGTTCATGACTCCGGTGGCCACGCCGTGCAACGCCCTGGCCTTCGGGGAGATGCGGGGAGTAAGCCTGCGGCGCATGCTCGGCCTGGGTCTGGTCCTCAATCTCGCGGGGGCGGTGTTGATGTCCGTCTGGGTGGCCTGGGTCATCCCCCTGGTCTATTCATGGGGCGGGCACCCATAG